In Geobacillus kaustophilus, a genomic segment contains:
- the flhF gene encoding flagellar biosynthesis protein FlhF: protein MKVKKFVAPSMNEAMKMIRAELGRDAVILHSKVVQTGGFFGLFAKKKIEVLAGVDPDPLPRRQPSAAASFAPLPVAEREEDGLLAREIEEVKALICQFNARSSSLLYPPPLAEAERRLVRQGMADVYVRQVMDRLLERWYADKDGRSPAAVAAWTKEAVRDLLSMLPFVKTAEQKKYMILLGPTGVGKTTTLAKMAGRAVLEQGKKVGFITADTYRIAAIDQLKTYADILHAPLEVCYNADDFRAAKRKLASCDLVFVDTAGRNFRNPQYVDELQQTLEFDRETETFLVFAATGKYDDMKAVYDRFSRLPINQLIVTKLDETDSFGAIVNMLLDSRLAAAYFTNGQNVPDDMVEASADRLVHLLFGAERW from the coding sequence ATGAAAGTGAAAAAATTTGTCGCCCCGTCCATGAACGAAGCGATGAAAATGATTCGCGCCGAACTTGGCCGCGACGCCGTCATTTTGCACTCGAAAGTCGTGCAGACCGGCGGATTTTTCGGCTTGTTTGCGAAAAAAAAGATCGAAGTGTTGGCCGGCGTTGATCCGGATCCACTGCCGCGGCGTCAGCCGAGTGCCGCCGCGTCCTTTGCCCCTTTGCCGGTGGCTGAGCGGGAGGAAGATGGCTTGCTTGCCCGTGAGATCGAGGAAGTCAAGGCGCTCATCTGTCAGTTCAACGCCCGCTCGTCTTCGCTGCTGTACCCTCCGCCGCTTGCGGAAGCGGAACGTCGCCTCGTTCGGCAAGGGATGGCGGATGTGTACGTCCGCCAAGTGATGGATCGCCTGCTTGAACGGTGGTATGCCGACAAAGACGGCCGGTCGCCCGCTGCGGTTGCCGCCTGGACGAAAGAAGCGGTGCGCGATCTATTGTCGATGCTTCCATTTGTCAAAACGGCGGAGCAAAAAAAGTATATGATTTTGCTAGGTCCAACCGGGGTTGGAAAAACGACGACGCTCGCCAAAATGGCGGGGCGCGCCGTCCTCGAGCAAGGAAAAAAAGTCGGGTTCATCACGGCCGACACGTACCGGATCGCCGCCATCGACCAACTGAAGACGTATGCCGACATTTTGCATGCTCCGTTGGAAGTATGCTACAATGCCGACGATTTTCGGGCGGCGAAGCGGAAATTGGCCAGCTGCGATCTCGTGTTTGTCGATACGGCTGGCCGCAACTTCCGCAACCCGCAATACGTCGATGAACTGCAGCAAACGCTCGAGTTTGACCGCGAAACGGAAACGTTTCTCGTGTTCGCCGCCACCGGAAAGTATGACGATATGAAGGCTGTCTATGATCGCTTTTCCCGCCTGCCAATCAATCAATTGATCGTGACGAAGCTCGATGAGACCGACTCGTTTGGCGCGATCGTCAATATGTTGCTTGACAGCCGCCTTGCCGCCGCCTATTTCACAAACGGGCAAAATGTGCCGGACGATATGGTGGAAGCGTCCGCAGACCGGCTCGTTCATCTGCTGTTTGGGGCGGAGCGATGGTGA